One window of the Niallia circulans genome contains the following:
- a CDS encoding AraC family ligand binding domain-containing protein: MRREERKICFDEDLQIEAYRFHGIMQKFPNHFHEYYVIGFIESGQRKLTCRNKDYVINSGDLIFFNPFDNHACEQMDDEPLDYRCLNITPEVMRKVVEEITGKDYLPSFKDPVVFRSEHAELLQRLHQMIMAELGDLEKEETFYFLMEQLIEEYSAIEKNIKLDKMTKEISKVCEFIERHYVDPISLDDLVAVCNMNKYTLLRSFARIRGITPYRYLQTVRINKAKKLLEQGMKPTDVAAQTGFVDQSHFSHYFMDFIGLTPGQYRNIYIDSVN; the protein is encoded by the coding sequence ATGAGAAGGGAAGAAAGAAAAATTTGTTTTGATGAAGATTTGCAAATTGAAGCCTATCGATTTCACGGGATTATGCAAAAGTTTCCTAATCACTTTCATGAATACTACGTTATTGGCTTTATCGAGAGTGGTCAAAGAAAATTGACATGTAGAAACAAAGATTATGTTATTAATAGTGGAGATCTTATCTTTTTTAATCCATTTGATAATCATGCTTGTGAACAAATGGATGATGAGCCCTTAGATTATCGTTGTTTAAATATTACACCAGAAGTAATGCGAAAAGTGGTAGAAGAAATCACTGGTAAAGACTATCTGCCTTCCTTTAAAGATCCAGTCGTCTTCCGTAGTGAACATGCAGAATTATTACAGCGACTGCATCAAATGATCATGGCTGAGTTAGGAGATTTGGAGAAAGAAGAAACTTTTTATTTCTTAATGGAGCAATTGATTGAAGAATATAGTGCCATAGAGAAAAACATTAAATTGGATAAGATGACCAAGGAAATATCAAAAGTTTGTGAATTTATTGAAAGGCATTATGTTGATCCGATTTCTCTTGATGATTTGGTGGCGGTATGCAATATGAATAAATATACCTTATTACGTTCATTTGCGCGAATTCGCGGTATTACTCCTTATCGATATTTACAGACAGTGCGTATCAACAAAGCAAAGAAGCTATTAGAACAAGGGATGAAACCAACCGATGTAGCTGCTCAGACTGGTTTTGTGGATCAAAGCCATTTCAGTCATTATTTTATGGATTTTATTGGATTAACGCCTGGACAATACCGAAATATTTATATAGATAGTGTAAATTAA
- the uidA gene encoding beta-glucuronidase, whose translation MLYPIISETRNVIDLNGIWNFKLDLGAGFQEEWHKAELNNPISMAVPGSYNDMGVKAAIRDHVGWVWYERELTVPNILMEERIVLRFGSATHLANVYVNGVLVIQHKGGFLPFEAEINSYLQKGKNRLTVAVNNIVDETTLPVGFVTKKETALDRHIIRNQPNFDFFNYAGLHRPVKIYTTPKTYVRDITILTELDGKVHYSIDMAGSSNIIAKVIDESGKVVGSSEGISNTILIPNVKLWEPLNAYLYKLRIELQDQNEILDVYEQPFGVRTVEIKDGKFLINNKPFYFKGYGKHEDTPIHGRGFDEASNVLDFNLMKWSGANSFRTAHYPYSEEVMRLADKEGFVVIDEVPAVGLHLNMMVLHSGGNLRNTWKELKTFEHHKQVIKELIERDKNHPSVVMWNIANEPASEEEGAYEYFKPLVDLTRDLDPQKRPITIVTQIESTPKKDKVAELVDILAFNRYYGWYVDGGDLLSAKEKLRAELNGWLERCPNTPFMMTEYGADTVAGLHDVEPIMFTEEYQIEFYRANHEVFDEFAQFIGEQVWNFADFATTQGIIRVQGNKKGIFTRDRKPKSIAHELRRRWTAIPNFHYKD comes from the coding sequence ATGTTATATCCAATTATCTCGGAAACACGAAATGTCATAGATTTAAATGGCATCTGGAATTTTAAGCTAGATTTAGGTGCTGGATTTCAAGAAGAGTGGCATAAAGCTGAACTTAACAACCCTATTAGTATGGCTGTGCCAGGATCATACAATGATATGGGGGTAAAAGCAGCTATTCGTGATCATGTTGGCTGGGTATGGTATGAGCGCGAATTAACTGTACCTAATATATTGATGGAAGAAAGAATTGTGTTGCGATTTGGTTCTGCTACGCATTTAGCAAATGTGTATGTAAATGGTGTACTTGTTATTCAACATAAAGGCGGCTTTTTACCATTTGAAGCAGAAATTAATAGCTATCTTCAAAAAGGTAAGAATCGATTGACAGTTGCAGTTAATAACATTGTAGATGAAACTACCTTACCAGTTGGGTTTGTGACAAAAAAAGAGACTGCACTAGATAGACATATAATCCGAAATCAGCCTAATTTTGATTTTTTCAACTATGCAGGTCTACATCGGCCAGTAAAAATATATACTACACCGAAAACGTACGTCAGAGATATAACAATTCTAACGGAATTAGATGGAAAGGTTCACTATTCAATTGATATGGCTGGCTCATCCAATATTATCGCAAAGGTAATAGATGAATCAGGTAAGGTTGTGGGTTCCTCAGAAGGGATTTCGAATACCATTTTAATCCCAAACGTAAAGCTTTGGGAACCATTAAATGCATACTTATATAAACTCAGAATCGAATTGCAAGATCAAAATGAAATACTGGATGTTTATGAGCAGCCATTTGGAGTAAGAACAGTCGAGATAAAAGATGGAAAGTTCCTTATTAATAATAAGCCATTCTATTTTAAAGGCTATGGTAAACATGAGGATACTCCCATTCATGGCCGAGGGTTTGATGAGGCTTCTAATGTATTAGATTTCAATCTCATGAAGTGGTCTGGAGCTAACTCTTTTCGCACAGCTCATTATCCATATTCAGAGGAAGTTATGCGTCTTGCAGATAAAGAAGGATTTGTTGTTATAGATGAAGTACCAGCAGTAGGGCTGCATCTAAATATGATGGTACTACATAGTGGCGGAAACCTTCGGAATACTTGGAAAGAATTAAAAACGTTCGAACATCATAAACAGGTGATTAAAGAGTTAATTGAAAGAGACAAGAATCATCCTTCCGTTGTAATGTGGAATATCGCTAATGAACCTGCATCAGAGGAAGAGGGCGCATATGAATACTTCAAGCCATTGGTTGATCTAACAAGAGATCTTGATCCACAGAAACGTCCGATAACTATTGTGACTCAAATTGAGTCTACCCCTAAAAAAGACAAAGTGGCAGAATTGGTTGATATACTTGCCTTTAATCGTTATTACGGCTGGTATGTAGATGGTGGGGATTTACTGTCGGCAAAAGAAAAGTTACGTGCTGAATTAAATGGGTGGCTTGAAAGATGTCCTAATACACCTTTTATGATGACAGAATATGGGGCAGATACAGTTGCCGGATTACATGATGTTGAACCAATTATGTTTACAGAAGAATATCAGATAGAATTCTATCGCGCGAACCATGAGGTGTTTGATGAGTTTGCTCAGTTCATTGGAGAGCAGGTTTGGAACTTTGCGGATTTTGCAACGACTCAAGGGATTATTCGTGTTCAAGGAAATAAGAAGGGAATTTTCACGCGTGATCGCAAGCCGAAGTCTATTGCACATGAATTAAGAAGGCGCTGGACAGCTATTCCTAATTTTCATTATAAGGACTAA
- the uxuA gene encoding mannonate dehydratase: MEMSFRWYGKNDSIPLEYIRQIPGMKGIVTAIYDIPVGEVWSLEKIIELKNAVEKVGLYISVIESVPVHEDIKIGLPTRDQYIENYKETIRNIGKAGIEVVCYNFMPIFDWTRSSLDYVLPDGSTALIFEEEVVEQMDPLIGELSLPGWDSSYKEDDLYKLFDHYKNVKEEKLWENLEYFLKAIIPVAEEANVKMAIHPDDPPWNIFGLPRIITNKANLERLLSIVDSPFNGLTMCSGSLGAEPANDFPQMLRYFGNKGRVHFVHARNIKLTGNRSFQESAHMTEYGSIDMYEVIHALKEFNYSGPIRPDHGRMIWGETGKPGYGLYDRALGAAYLLGLWEAENKNRKI; the protein is encoded by the coding sequence ATGGAAATGAGTTTTCGCTGGTACGGGAAAAATGATTCCATACCATTAGAGTACATTCGACAGATTCCTGGCATGAAAGGAATTGTGACGGCAATCTATGATATTCCTGTAGGGGAAGTCTGGTCTTTAGAGAAAATAATAGAATTGAAGAATGCAGTGGAAAAAGTAGGACTGTATATCTCCGTCATCGAAAGCGTCCCTGTTCATGAAGATATAAAAATTGGACTGCCTACCCGTGATCAATATATTGAAAATTATAAAGAAACAATCCGGAATATAGGAAAGGCTGGAATCGAGGTAGTCTGCTATAATTTCATGCCAATATTTGATTGGACGCGTTCATCCCTAGACTATGTTCTGCCAGATGGTTCGACAGCATTAATTTTTGAAGAAGAAGTAGTTGAACAGATGGATCCTTTGATTGGAGAATTGTCACTGCCGGGCTGGGATTCGAGTTATAAGGAAGATGATTTATATAAGCTTTTTGATCATTATAAGAATGTTAAGGAAGAAAAATTATGGGAAAACCTTGAGTATTTTTTAAAAGCAATAATTCCAGTAGCTGAGGAAGCAAATGTAAAGATGGCGATTCATCCAGATGATCCCCCTTGGAATATTTTTGGGTTACCGCGGATTATTACAAATAAAGCTAATCTAGAACGCTTACTTTCTATTGTTGACAGCCCTTTTAACGGCTTAACGATGTGCAGCGGTTCTCTGGGGGCGGAACCAGCTAATGATTTCCCTCAAATGCTTCGATACTTTGGTAACAAGGGGCGAGTTCACTTTGTACATGCCCGAAATATTAAGTTGACAGGGAACAGATCATTTCAGGAATCTGCCCATATGACAGAGTATGGTTCTATTGATATGTATGAAGTAATACATGCATTAAAAGAGTTTAATTACTCAGGGCCGATTCGTCCAGATCATGGCAGAATGATCTGGGGAGAAACAGGGAAACCAGGCTATGGTTTATATGACCGTGCGCTAGGAGCTGCTTACCTCCTCGGATTATGGGAAGCGGAAAATAAAAATAGAAAGATTTAG
- a CDS encoding SDR family oxidoreductase, whose translation MNIPLQVNLSNKVAVVTGGNGLLGSYFSKALARCGAKVAILGRNQDTADQVAREIIEEGGEALGVAANVLQRDSLEKARELIENKLGACDILVNNAGGNHPLGTTDDEFFDREKARNHPEYKTFFDLESEGVESVFELNFLGTFLPSQVFAKAMTEREGGCIINISSMNAYTPLTKIPAYSGAKAAINNFTQWLSVYFAKAGIRVNAIAPGFFVTKQNESLLYKEDGSPSPRAENILHNTPMDRFGEPEELVGGLLFLASDKASSFITGMTLPIDGGFSSYSGV comes from the coding sequence GTGAATATTCCATTACAAGTCAATTTATCAAATAAAGTTGCTGTAGTAACAGGTGGTAATGGATTATTAGGTTCATACTTTTCGAAAGCGTTAGCAAGATGTGGGGCTAAAGTTGCTATTCTTGGTCGTAATCAGGATACCGCTGATCAGGTTGCGAGAGAGATTATAGAGGAAGGTGGAGAGGCATTAGGAGTAGCGGCAAATGTTCTCCAACGAGATTCACTGGAGAAGGCAAGAGAGTTAATAGAGAATAAGTTAGGAGCATGTGATATTCTCGTTAATAATGCGGGAGGAAATCATCCTCTTGGAACCACAGATGATGAATTTTTTGATAGGGAAAAAGCAAGAAATCATCCAGAATATAAGACGTTCTTTGATCTCGAATCAGAAGGTGTTGAATCTGTTTTTGAACTTAATTTTCTTGGAACATTTCTACCATCTCAAGTTTTCGCTAAAGCGATGACTGAGAGAGAGGGTGGGTGCATTATAAATATTTCATCGATGAATGCCTACACACCATTAACTAAAATACCGGCATATAGTGGGGCAAAGGCGGCGATAAACAATTTCACACAATGGTTATCTGTTTATTTTGCAAAAGCAGGTATTCGAGTTAATGCGATTGCACCGGGATTTTTTGTAACGAAGCAAAATGAATCTTTATTATATAAAGAAGATGGAAGCCCTTCGCCAAGAGCGGAAAATATATTGCATAATACGCCAATGGATCGATTCGGAGAACCCGAAGAGTTAGTTGGTGGATTATTATTTTTAGCCAGTGACAAAGCATCAAGCTTTATAACAGGCATGACACTGCCGATTGATGGAGGATTTTCTTCGTATTCTGGAGTTTGA
- a CDS encoding ROK family protein — MYLVIDIGGTFVKYALMNSAAQIIKKAKMTTPKTNLIDFENVLFTLIEEHDLSAIKGIAISCPGTIDTDTGIVYYGGSFPFLHEVNLKRRIEEKYGIKVSIENDAKCAALAELWLGSVKDYKDSVVLVLGSGIGGGIIIDGKVHRGVHLSAGEISYVMNGLNLQTKEVTYFGLICSAVEMVKRIAVIKKIEDITDGVAVFNYINNKDPEAAAIFDEYCLHLATQILNLSYILDPEVVAIGGGISAQPVLLQRIKWAIEEIKKMNPFHMATPKVVACKFQNDANLYGALYQFFIINEGENVLSPNK, encoded by the coding sequence ATGTATTTAGTTATAGATATTGGAGGAACATTTGTTAAGTATGCACTTATGAATTCAGCAGCACAGATTATAAAAAAAGCAAAAATGACTACACCCAAAACAAATTTAATAGATTTTGAAAATGTGCTTTTTACTCTTATTGAAGAGCACGATTTATCGGCTATAAAAGGAATTGCGATCAGTTGTCCAGGAACCATCGATACTGATACTGGAATCGTTTATTATGGTGGTTCCTTTCCTTTTTTGCACGAGGTAAATTTAAAAAGAAGAATAGAAGAGAAATATGGAATAAAAGTTTCAATAGAAAATGATGCAAAGTGTGCTGCTTTAGCTGAGTTGTGGCTTGGAAGTGTAAAGGACTATAAAGACTCGGTCGTACTTGTGCTCGGAAGCGGCATAGGAGGCGGAATTATTATCGATGGAAAGGTTCATCGCGGTGTGCACTTATCTGCTGGGGAAATAAGTTATGTCATGAATGGGCTAAATCTGCAAACAAAAGAAGTAACTTATTTTGGGCTAATTTGTTCTGCGGTGGAAATGGTAAAAAGAATTGCTGTAATAAAGAAAATCGAAGATATAACAGATGGGGTAGCTGTGTTCAATTACATTAATAATAAGGATCCAGAAGCAGCAGCAATTTTTGATGAATACTGTCTCCACTTAGCTACACAAATATTAAACTTATCCTATATTTTGGATCCAGAGGTTGTCGCAATTGGTGGAGGGATCAGTGCTCAGCCAGTGTTGCTGCAAAGGATAAAGTGGGCTATTGAAGAAATAAAAAAAATGAATCCGTTTCATATGGCAACGCCGAAAGTTGTTGCCTGCAAATTTCAAAATGATGCCAATCTTTATGGTGCATTATATCAATTTTTCATCATTAATGAAGGGGAAAACGTATTATCTCCAAACAAATAA
- a CDS encoding antibiotic biosynthesis monooxygenase family protein — MNGIAKTPKLPYYAVIFSSQRTEGDKGYGKMAEKMVELASQQEGFLGVESARDEGLGITVSYWDSLEAIKNWKENSVHLAAQKLGKKEWYQSFALRVCKVERDNFFEM, encoded by the coding sequence ATGAATGGGATTGCTAAAACTCCTAAACTACCTTACTATGCGGTTATCTTTTCTTCCCAGCGAACGGAAGGTGACAAAGGCTACGGAAAAATGGCGGAAAAAATGGTAGAGTTAGCTTCACAGCAGGAAGGTTTCTTAGGTGTAGAAAGTGCACGTGATGAGGGACTGGGCATTACTGTTTCCTATTGGGATTCCTTAGAGGCAATAAAGAATTGGAAGGAAAATTCCGTCCATCTTGCTGCGCAGAAATTGGGAAAAAAAGAGTGGTACCAGAGCTTTGCGCTAAGAGTGTGCAAAGTAGAAAGAGATAACTTCTTCGAAATGTAA
- a CDS encoding MFS transporter yields the protein MRPFGIKDKFGYLFGDFGNDFFFALVGSFLMVYYTDVFHLNPAAVGGLFLIARLWDAIADITWGRFIDTRKAGKHGKFKPWIYRMSFPLVISGILMFIHIPGMSNGFYTAYAYVTYILWGTLYSTVNIPYGSMASVITADPVERTTLSTWRSLGAALAQLIVGVAGPLILFVDNKADANQFLVGAIIFGILSISSYMACYKLSIERVVRNEDEQPNINLAKTLKGISKNRPLIVFLIGSLLFLINLMLIGSVNTYLFKDYFGDAKLLSVFSMVQSATIFIGMPMAKPLVARFGKKEVASAGFLLSTLAYLVLYFLPNVTATIFICILSVGLFGYALFNLISWAFITDLVDYHEYLTGLREDATIYSIYSFSRKVGQAVAGGIGGVAIAAAGYNPTLQVQTQETLDGIHRLATLIPALGLLLVFICFAFLYPLNKKRTTQLVSDLERKRSEKNSSKPA from the coding sequence ATGCGTCCTTTTGGGATAAAAGACAAATTTGGATACTTGTTTGGTGATTTTGGAAACGATTTCTTTTTTGCTCTAGTTGGTTCATTTTTGATGGTTTATTATACAGATGTTTTTCATTTAAATCCGGCTGCTGTAGGGGGCTTATTCCTAATAGCGCGTTTATGGGATGCTATTGCGGACATTACATGGGGACGGTTTATAGATACTAGAAAAGCAGGGAAGCATGGAAAATTCAAGCCGTGGATTTATAGAATGTCATTTCCTCTTGTTATTTCAGGTATTTTAATGTTTATTCATATTCCAGGTATGTCTAATGGTTTTTATACTGCATATGCCTATGTAACATATATTTTATGGGGAACATTATACAGTACGGTTAACATTCCATACGGATCAATGGCTTCCGTTATCACAGCCGATCCAGTAGAACGAACAACTTTGTCAACTTGGAGATCTCTCGGAGCGGCACTTGCTCAATTGATAGTTGGGGTTGCAGGACCTTTGATATTATTCGTTGATAATAAAGCGGATGCAAATCAATTTTTAGTAGGAGCAATAATTTTTGGTATTCTTTCTATATCCAGTTATATGGCATGCTACAAGCTAAGTATCGAACGAGTAGTAAGGAACGAGGATGAACAGCCGAATATTAATTTAGCAAAAACATTAAAGGGAATTTCTAAAAATAGACCGTTAATTGTGTTTTTAATTGGTTCACTATTATTCTTAATAAATTTAATGTTAATTGGTTCTGTAAATACGTATTTATTTAAGGATTATTTTGGCGATGCAAAGCTACTAAGTGTATTCAGTATGGTTCAATCAGCAACAATTTTTATCGGCATGCCAATGGCTAAGCCATTGGTAGCAAGATTCGGTAAGAAAGAAGTTGCATCTGCGGGATTTTTACTTTCTACACTTGCCTATTTAGTGTTATATTTCTTGCCTAATGTAACAGCAACAATATTCATTTGTATTTTATCAGTCGGATTATTTGGTTATGCTCTTTTTAACTTAATAAGCTGGGCATTTATCACAGATTTGGTTGATTACCATGAGTATCTAACAGGATTACGGGAGGATGCAACCATATACTCTATTTATTCTTTTTCTCGTAAAGTTGGCCAGGCGGTTGCAGGAGGCATTGGTGGAGTGGCAATAGCTGCAGCTGGCTATAATCCTACTCTTCAAGTTCAAACACAAGAAACCCTAGATGGCATTCATAGGCTTGCTACATTAATACCTGCGCTTGGTCTTTTATTAGTATTTATTTGTTTCGCTTTTCTTTATCCACTTAATAAAAAGCGGACAACACAACTTGTAAGCGATTTAGAAAGGAAAAGAAGTGAAAAAAATTCAAGTAAGCCTGCTTGA
- a CDS encoding MmcQ/YjbR family DNA-binding protein, translated as MFSYVKEKYGTNPEYPWKKFQNYAVLRHDNQGKWYGLMMNVPKNKLGLSGEEVVDVLNVKCEPELKNLLQKEEGILPAYHMNKEHWISIILDSPYPKADIYNLLDTSYYLTK; from the coding sequence ATTTTTTCTTATGTAAAAGAAAAGTATGGTACAAATCCAGAGTATCCATGGAAAAAATTCCAAAATTATGCTGTGTTAAGACATGATAATCAGGGAAAATGGTATGGGTTAATGATGAATGTTCCTAAAAACAAACTAGGATTATCAGGAGAAGAAGTAGTAGATGTCTTAAATGTAAAATGTGAACCAGAATTAAAAAATCTACTTCAGAAAGAAGAGGGAATCTTACCGGCATACCATATGAATAAGGAACACTGGATTTCTATCATACTTGATAGCCCATACCCTAAAGCTGACATCTATAATTTACTAGATACTAGTTATTATTTAACAAAATAA
- a CDS encoding AraC family transcriptional regulator, with translation MQSIKQITDLEYICHLAYSMFKIPTYFFNSVGELIHKAVDSNFHHNPIYQSNVDIIIELFSKMEKQKAIPILKETAFLEKYVSLSIYSNNRFEGNIIVGPVINFRMTDETITSSLRDMDIRVAKEEMLHYYSNLPILSNLKFIKFSMMIYYMIYQKQLNILDIVQTNKEIEKENLNIEPIDNQIIESRQNKNVHTDISLEKKFLNYIKIGKKTGLLESFHAINKQGKKGILSKTSYLRSQKNIAISLITLATRAAVEGGLYQEIAYSLSDSYIIKLEELSNSRAVDQLIENALIDFAERVENSKKYKYSKPINICQTYIFNHLYENITLSELANLTGLNPNYLSNLFKKEVGISIKAFIQKTKIDEAKNLLSYSNYSLTEISTLLNFHDQSYFTRIFKQVTGITPKQYINKNC, from the coding sequence ATGCAATCTATTAAACAAATAACTGATTTAGAATATATTTGCCATCTAGCTTACAGTATGTTTAAAATCCCTACTTATTTTTTCAACTCTGTAGGGGAGCTTATCCATAAAGCAGTAGATTCCAATTTTCATCATAATCCCATATACCAATCTAATGTGGACATTATTATTGAGCTATTTTCTAAAATGGAAAAACAAAAAGCTATCCCCATCCTAAAGGAGACAGCTTTTTTAGAAAAATACGTATCACTAAGCATTTATTCTAATAACCGTTTTGAGGGAAATATCATTGTCGGTCCTGTAATCAATTTCCGAATGACTGATGAAACCATCACTAGTAGTTTAAGAGATATGGATATTAGAGTGGCGAAAGAAGAAATGCTCCATTATTACTCTAATCTTCCTATACTAAGCAATCTAAAATTTATAAAATTCAGTATGATGATCTATTATATGATTTATCAAAAACAATTGAATATATTAGATATTGTGCAAACTAATAAAGAAATAGAAAAGGAAAATTTAAATATTGAGCCTATAGATAACCAAATTATTGAGAGCCGTCAAAATAAAAATGTGCATACAGATATTTCTCTCGAAAAGAAATTCTTAAATTATATTAAAATAGGAAAAAAAACAGGATTATTAGAAAGTTTTCATGCTATCAACAAACAAGGCAAAAAAGGGATTCTTTCCAAAACTAGTTATTTAAGAAGTCAAAAAAATATTGCAATATCTCTTATTACCCTTGCAACAAGAGCTGCAGTGGAAGGAGGCCTGTACCAAGAAATTGCCTATAGTCTTAGTGATTCCTATATAATCAAACTTGAAGAATTATCTAACAGCAGAGCAGTGGACCAACTTATCGAAAATGCTCTCATAGATTTTGCAGAGCGAGTAGAGAATTCAAAAAAATATAAGTACTCGAAACCCATTAATATTTGTCAAACTTATATTTTTAACCATCTTTATGAAAATATAACCCTTTCTGAACTTGCTAATTTAACTGGATTAAATCCAAACTATCTCTCTAACCTTTTTAAAAAGGAAGTTGGAATTTCTATAAAGGCATTTATCCAAAAAACTAAGATAGACGAAGCAAAAAACTTATTAAGCTATTCCAATTATTCCTTAACAGAAATCTCAACATTATTAAACTTTCATGACCAAAGTTATTTCACAAGAATATTCAAGCAGGTTACAGGTATCACTCCTAAACAATATATAAACAAAAATTGCTAA
- a CDS encoding DMT family transporter, whose amino-acid sequence MANKMNFGHISAIITIMIWGTTYISTKILLTDFTPIEVLFFRFVIGIVALSIIYPYRLKMKDRKHHYLFLLAGLCGVTLYYLLENIALTFTTASNVGVISAMVPFFTAILTYYYLKSEPLRLNFFIGFILALIGIFLISFNGTANFKVNPLGDLLAVAATLIWAIYSVITKKISSYGYNTIQATRRIFLYGILFMIPVLCLFDFKLGIERFTQPIYLFNIIFLGLGASAVCFVSWNLAIKKLGAIKASVYIYLVPVITVITAMIVLKEPLTWMAALGTLLTLTGLFVSESKIITKKKKDLVSSY is encoded by the coding sequence GTGGCGAATAAGATGAATTTTGGACATATTTCAGCAATTATCACGATAATGATTTGGGGGACAACATACATATCTACAAAAATATTATTAACTGATTTTACTCCCATTGAGGTATTATTCTTTCGTTTTGTCATTGGAATTGTAGCCTTGAGCATCATTTATCCATATCGACTAAAAATGAAAGATAGAAAGCATCATTATTTATTTTTACTTGCGGGGTTATGTGGGGTAACACTTTATTACCTCTTAGAAAATATTGCTTTGACCTTTACTACTGCTTCTAATGTAGGAGTAATAAGTGCGATGGTGCCATTTTTTACTGCTATTCTCACTTATTATTATTTGAAAAGTGAACCTTTGCGATTAAATTTCTTCATTGGTTTTATTCTAGCTTTAATAGGAATTTTTCTCATCAGTTTTAATGGCACTGCTAATTTTAAAGTAAATCCATTAGGTGATCTACTAGCTGTTGCAGCAACTCTAATATGGGCAATCTATTCCGTTATTACGAAGAAAATTAGTAGTTATGGATATAATACGATTCAAGCTACAAGGCGGATTTTTTTATACGGTATTTTATTTATGATCCCTGTTTTATGTTTATTTGACTTTAAACTAGGAATCGAACGTTTTACCCAACCGATCTACTTATTTAATATCATTTTTCTAGGATTAGGCGCATCTGCAGTTTGCTTTGTTTCTTGGAATTTAGCCATTAAGAAATTAGGGGCAATTAAAGCAAGTGTATATATCTATCTTGTTCCTGTAATTACCGTTATCACGGCTATGATAGTCTTAAAAGAGCCTTTAACTTGGATGGCAGCTCTTGGTACATTGTTGACCCTAACTGGCCTTTTCGTTTCCGAATCTAAAATAATTACTAAGAAAAAAAAGGATTTGGTAAGTAGTTATTAG